A region of Paenibacillus thiaminolyticus DNA encodes the following proteins:
- the lepB gene encoding signal peptidase I: MRMSHFIKGYVIPVIIAFGISLLIQQVAYAQVVVQQHSMQHTYNPGDRLIENKWVYHWFEPAYGDVVIIAPAFQGERYIKRVVGVAGDTIDARDGKLEVNGRLVDEPFAEGSTLPKQLDLPIVVPEGHVFVMGDNRAVSIDSRTYGPVPVEYLEGKVEFKVWPWW, encoded by the coding sequence ATGCGAATGTCTCATTTTATCAAAGGTTATGTTATTCCAGTGATCATCGCGTTCGGCATCAGTCTATTGATTCAGCAGGTCGCCTATGCGCAAGTCGTCGTGCAGCAGCATTCCATGCAGCATACGTATAATCCCGGGGATCGGCTTATCGAGAACAAATGGGTGTATCATTGGTTCGAGCCTGCGTACGGCGATGTTGTCATCATCGCTCCGGCGTTCCAGGGAGAACGGTACATTAAGCGCGTCGTCGGCGTGGCAGGCGATACGATCGATGCCCGCGACGGGAAGCTGGAAGTGAACGGCCGGCTCGTCGACGAACCGTTCGCCGAGGGAAGCACACTCCCGAAGCAGCTTGACTTGCCGATTGTGGTGCCGGAAGGCCATGTGTTCGTCATGGGGGATAACCGGGCCGTCAGCATAGACAGCCGGACTTACGGGCCTGTTCCGGTGGAATATCTGGAAGGCAAGGTAGAATTCAAAGTCTGGCCTTGGTGGTAG